A portion of the Calliphora vicina chromosome 5, idCalVici1.1, whole genome shotgun sequence genome contains these proteins:
- the LOC135961391 gene encoding probable cytochrome P450 313a4, translated as MATKTTLKRDLEMTGFNPIVMLKNIEGWIRKLAEISIYKSQMQGLNIFKRLVNESVDILEKNHTTDPSHMPEVNSALDYALNGVHQNSLAGSEILPQMLHLFAGSFETTSSTLFLVVTMLAMHPEYQQYAYEEVINILPDDDDTDITLEQVDQLIYLEMVLNETLRVCPVVPMGFRKVSNEDLTLSNGLTVPVGQIICIDLFRLHRCKDIWGDNANDFNPDNFLPSNVNARHSFSFIPFTKGQRSCIGWRYALIFVKIVLAKLIKTYKFSTDFKYKDLKFENRIALKLMEIPQLHLEQRNIRK; from the exons ATGGCCACAA aAACAACACTAAAAAGAGATTTAGAAATGACGGGCTTTAATCCGATtgttatgttaaaaaatattgaagg TTGGATACGTAAACTGGCCGAGATcagtatatataaaagtcaaatgcaaggtttgaatatatttaaaagattGGTCAATGAATCTGtggatattttggaaaaaaatcataCAACAGATCCCAGCCATATGCCAGAAGTAAATAGTGCGTTAGATTATGCTTTAAATGGCGTTCACCAGAACAGTCTAGCAGGGTCTGAAATATTACCGCAGATGTTGCATCTCTTTGCCGGG TCTTTTGAAACCACATCCTCCACATTGTTTTTGGTAGTCACAATGCTGGCCATGCATCCAGAATATCAGCAATATGCGTATGAGGAAGTAATAAACATACTACCCGATGATGATGACACCGACATCACATTAGAACAGGTGGATCAATTGATCTATTTAGAAATGGTGTTAAATGAGACATTGCGTGTTTGTCCCGTAGTACCCATGGGTTTTCGTAAAGTTTCAAATGAGGATCTTACTCTTAGCAATGGTTTAACAGTACCGGTTGGTCAAATTATTTGCATTGACTTATTTCGCTTGCATCGCTGCAAAGATATTTGGGGTGACAATGCAAACGATTTTAATCCCGATAACTTTTTGCCTTCAAATGTCAATGCACGTCATTCGTTCTCATTTATACCATTTACAAAAGGACAACGTTCTTGTATTG GTTGGAGATATgcattaatatttgtcaaaattgttttggcaaaattaataaaaacttacaaATTTTCGACAGATTTTAAATACAAAGATTTAAAGTTTGAGAATCGCATTGCATTAAAATTAATGGAAATACCACAACTTCATCTGGAACAacgaaatattcgaaaataa
- the LOC135961392 gene encoding probable cytochrome P450 313a4: protein MDLILFAIASIVFAWIINRWNSRAFVRLAYKVPSNRLHTFLGWGKLLTKEDILSHMYEYGNKYGPNSVFWVGPFPFFLSSDPQILKDILTSKNCIDKPPLIYKGFFVTVGDGLINENEPHWHHHRKILNKAFSHKNLSSFVPLFNKEINSLIQQIQKSLEKAEDVDTFLIFRSLTINMATKTVLKRDLDQTDMDSIVMSKNAQGVMEILAENCFNTIMSISWIRKLAEISVYKTKMQGLNIFKRLINESVDILEKNRTTDPSHLPEVNSALEYALNGVHQNSLAGSEILPHMLHLFAASFETTSSTLFLVVTMLAMHPEYQQYAYEEVINILPDDDNTDITLEQVDQLMYLEMVLNETLRVCPVVPMVFRKVSNEDLTLSNGLTLPVGQIISIDLFSLHRRKDIWGTKADDFNPDNFLPSNVNARHPFSFIPFTKGQRFCIGWRYALIFVKISLAKLIKTYKFSTDFKYKDLKFENHISLKLVEDPQVHMEQRKAGV from the exons ATGGATTTAATCTTATTCGCAATTGCCTCTATTGTATTCGCGTGGATCATAAATCGTTGGAATAGCAGAGCATTTGTGAGACTGGCCTATAAAGTACCATCGAATAGATTGCATACATTCTTGGGCTGGGGTAAACTACTTACGAAAGAAG atattCTTTCACACATGTATGAATATGGCAACAAATATGGACCAAACAGTGTATTTTGGGTGGGACCGTTCCCTTTCTTCCTCTCTTCTGATCCACAGATATTAAAGGACATTTTAACATCCAAAAATTGTATAGATAAACCACCATTAATATATAAGGGATTTTTTGTAACAGTCGGTGATggtttaataaatgaaaatg AACCACATTGGCATCATCATCGTAAAATACTGAATAAAGCTTTTTCACATAAGAATTTGAGCTCATTTGTGCCGTTATTTAATAAAGAGATCAACAGTTTAATTCAACAAATACAGAAAAGTCTTGAAAAGGCAGAGGATGTTGATACGTTTTTGATATTTCGATCATTAACTATAAATATGGCGACAA AAACAGTACTAAAAAGAGACTTAGATCAGACAGATATGGACTCGATTGTTATGTCAAAAAATGCTCAAGG aGTTATGGAGATTTTAgctgaaaattgttttaatacaaTTATGAGCATTAGTTGGATACGTAAGCTGGCCGAGATCagtgtatataaaactaaaatgcaaggtttgaatatatttaaaagattGATCAATGAATCTGtggatattttggaaaaaaatcgtacAACAGATCCCAGCCATTTGCCCGAAGTTAATAGTGCGCTGGAGTATGCTTTAAATGGTGTTCACCAGAACAGTCTAGCTGGGTCTGAAATATTACCGCATATGTTGCATTTATTTGCGGCG TCTTTTGAAACCACATCCTCCACATTGTTTTTGGTAGTCACAATGCTGGCCATGCATCCAGAGTATCAGCAATATGCCTATGAGGAAGTAATAAACATACTACCCGATGATGATAACACCGACATCACATTAGAACAGGTGGATCAATTGATGTATTTAGAAATGGTGTTAAATGAGACATTGCGAGTTTGTCCCGTAGTGCCCATGGTTTTTCGTAAAGTTTCAAATGAGGATCTTACTCTTAGCAATGGTTTAACATTACCGGTTGGTCAAATTATTAGCATTGATTTATTTAGCTTGCATCGCCGCAAAGATATTTGGGGTACCAAGGCAGACGATTTTAATCCTGATAACTTTTTGCCTTCAAATGTCAACGCACGTCATCCATTCTCATTTATACCATTTACGAAAGGTCAACGGTTTTGCATTG GTTGGAGATAtgcattaatatttgttaaaatttctttggctaaattaataaaaacttacaaATTTTCGACAGATTTTAAAtacaaagatttaaaatttgagaatcacatttcattaaaattagtgGAAGATCCGCAAGTTCATATGGAACAACGAAAAGCTGGAGTATAA